One Cucumis sativus cultivar 9930 chromosome 1, Cucumber_9930_V3, whole genome shotgun sequence DNA segment encodes these proteins:
- the LOC101218601 gene encoding uncharacterized protein LOC101218601 has translation MKLHHLIPKSTLLPIFFTLSSRKPNLPEVASLCTMPNFCAHITPAVRENASTKTPTTTIPPASAYIHLPFCRKRCHYCDFPIVALGSSSSQTDDDPRIQHYVELLCREINATKSEFQTNQPLETVFFGGGTPSLVPPRLVSVILDVLRTKFGLAKDAEISIEMDPGTFDAKKMEGLMKLDVNRVSLGVQAFQEELLKACGRAHGVDEVYEAIEIIKFCGPKNWSMDLISSLPHQTASMWEESLRLTIEAQPTHVSVYDLQVEEDTKFGILYKPGEFPLPSDTDSAGFYRMASRALAEGGYSHYEISSYCKSSFECKHNSTYWKNNPFYGFGLGAASYLGGLRFSRPRKLKEYTNYVQNLEKGLVDCRGNNDVDVKDMAMDVVMLSLRTSSGLDLQSFGKVYDGRLVHELCRAYEPYIKSGHVVCLDEQRRALTVDECDGLLLRKEDNFTRLRHIRLSDPDGFLLSNELISLAFRVISP, from the exons ATGAAACTTCATCACCTCATTCCAAAATCAAcccttcttcccattttcttcACCCTATCAAGCAGAAAACCCAATCTGCCTGAAGTAGCATCTCTGTGCACCATGCCCAATTTCTGTGCACATATCACGCCAGCTGTTCGAGAAAATGCCTCAACCAAAACGCCCACTACTACCATCCCTCCTGCATCAGCCTACATCCACCTCCCTTTTTGTCGAAAGCGCTGCCACTACTGTGACTTCCCCATTGTCGCTTTGGGATCTTCTTCCAGCCAAACTGACGACGACCCTCGAATTCAGCACTATGTAGAGTTACTTTGTCGTGAAATTAATGCTACGAAGTCAGAATTCCAAACCAACCAGCCACTCGAAACTGTCTTCTTTGGAGGTGGTACCCCTTCTTTAGTGCCGCCCAGGCTTGTTTCGGTGATTTTAGATGTGTTGCGAACGAAATTCGGGTTGGCTAAGGATGCTGAAATCTCTATTGAAATGGACCCGGGGACTTTTGATGCTAAGAAAATGGAGGGTTTGATGAAGTTGGATGTGAACAGAGTGTCTTTGGGTGTTCAGGCATTTCAGGAAGAGTTACTCAAGGCTTGTGGAAGGGCTCATGGAGTTGATGAAGTTTATGAGGCTATTGAGATTATCAAGTTTTGTGGGCCTAAAAACTGGAGTATGGATCTCATTTCTTCTCTACCTCACCAGACAGCTTCAATGTGGGAAGAGAGCTTACGCCTCACCATTGAAGCACAACCAACTCATGTTTCAGTATATGATTTGCAAGTTGAAGAAGACACAAAATTTGGGATATT GTACAAGCCAGGGGAATTTCCATTGCCTTCTGACACAGATTCAGCTGGATTCTACAGAATGGCTTCAAGAGCACTTGCCGAGGGAGGTTATAGCCATTATGAGATCAGTAGTTACTGTAAGAGTTCGTTCGAGTGCAAGCACAATTCTACTTACTGGAAGAACAATCCCTTCTATGGTTTTGGTTTAGGGGCAGCTAGTTATCTCGGCGGATTGAGGTTCTCAAGGCCACGGAAGTTGAAGGAATACACAAATTATGTACAGAACTTAGAGAAGGGGCTGGTGGATTGCCGTGGAAATAATGATGTTGATGTCAAAGACATGGCTATGGATGTCGTGATGCTCTCTCTCAGAACTTCCTCAGGCCTTGATTTGCAATCATTTGGAAAAGTATATGATGGTCGTCTTGTCCATGAACTTTGTAGGGCCTATGAACCTTACATCAAAAGTGGTCATGTGGTTTGCTTAGATGAGCAGAGGAGAGCTCTTACAGTTGATGAATGCGATGGCTTGTTATTGAGGAAAGAAGATAATTTTACAAGGCTGCGGCACATTCGACTTAGTGATCCAGATGGgtttttattatcaaatgaATTGATCTCTCTTGCATTTCGAGTCATATCTCCCTGA
- the LOC101218839 gene encoding elongator complex protein 3 — MATAMVAEPNRKLPRPGRGGFEGHGFSEEEARVRAIAEIVNSMVDLSRKGQNVDLNALKSAACRKYGLARAPKLVEMIAALPESDRETLLPKLRAKPVRTASGIAVVAVMSKPHRCPHIATTGNICVYCPGGPDSDFEYSTQSYTGYEPTSMRAIRARYNPYVQARSRIDQLKRLGHSVDKVEFILMGGTFMSLPADYRDYFIRNLHDALSGHTSANVEEAVAYSEHGAVKCIGMTIETRPDYCLGPHLRQMLSYGCTRLEIGVQSTYEDVARDTNRGHTVAAVADCFCLAKDAGFKVVAHMMPDLPNVGVERDMESFREFFENPSFRADGLKIYPTLVIRGTGLYELWKTGRYRNYPPEQLVDIVARILAMVPPWTRVYRVQRDIPMPLVTSGVEKGNLRELALARMDDLGLKCRDVRTREAGIQDIHHKIKPDEVELVRRDYMANEGWETFLSYEDVRQDILVGLLRLRRCGRNTTCPELLGKCSIVRELHVYGTAVPVHGRDTEKLQHQGYGTLLMEEAERIARHEHRSKKIAVISGVGTRHYYRKLGYELEGPYMVKNLE, encoded by the exons ATGGCGACTGCGATGGTGGCGGAACCAAATCGGAAACTGCCTCGGCCGGGCCGGGGCGGCTTCGAAGGCCATGGATTTTCCGAGGAAGAAGCTCGAGTTCGTGCTATTGCTGAGATTGTCAACTCCATGGTCGACCTTTCGCGTAAAGGGCAAAACGTCGATCTGAACGCTCTCAAATCCGCCGCCTGCCGGAAGTATGGCCTTGCACGAGCACCAAAGCTCGTTGAAATGATCGCAGCACTTCCGGAATCGGACCGCGAGACCCTACTACCGAAGCTTCGAGCCAAGCCGGTTCGAACAGCCTCCGGTATCGCAGTCGTGGCCGTGATGTCTAAGCCGCATCGTTGCCCTCATATTGCTACGACGGGGAATATTTGTGTGTACTGCCCCGGAGGACCTGATTCAGACTTTGAGTACAGTACTCAATCTTACACTGGATATGAGCCTACAAGCATGCGTGCAATTCGTGCAAG ATACAACCCATATGTCCAGGCTAGAAGCAGGATAGATCAGTTGAAGCGTTTGGGTCACAGTGTTGATAAg GTTGAGTTCATCTTAATGGGTGGGACTTTCATGTCGCTTCCAGCTGATTATCGTGATTACTTTATAAGGAATCTTCATGATGCTTTGTCAGGGCATACCTCTGCCAATGTTGAAGAGGCAGTTGCCTACTCAGAGCATGGTGCAGTTAAATGCATAGGCATGACGATAGAAAC GAGGCCTGATTATTGTCTTGGTCCTCACTTGAGACAAATGCTTTCTTATGGTTGTACACGACTAGAGATTGGAGTTCAAAGTACATATGAGGATGTGGCTCGAGACACTAATAGAGGGCATACTGTAGCTGCCGTGGCTGATTGCTTTTGCTTGGCAAAGGATGCTGGTTTCAAG GTTGTAGCACACATGATGCCTGACCTTCCAAATGTTGGGGTTGAGAGAGACATGGAGAGTTTTCGCGAGTTCTTTGAAAACCCTTCATTTAGAGCAGATGGGCTCAAAATATATCCAACACTCGTAATCCGTGGAACTGGGCTCTATGAACTGTGGAAAACTGGCAG GTATAGAAACTATCCCCCAGAGCAACTTGTTGATATTGTGGCAAGAATCCTGGCTATGGTACCACCCTGGACCCGAGTTTATAGAGTACAACGGGATATCCCAATGCCTTTGGTAACTTCTGGCGTAGAGAAAGGAAATCTTCGAGAGTTAGCTCTAGCTCGGATGGATGATTTGGGCTTAAAATGCCGTGATGTTAGGACTCGTGAAGCTGGAATTCAG GACATTCACCATAAGATTAAACCCGATGAAGTTGAGCTTGTTCGTCGTGATTATATGGCAAATGAAGGCTGGGAAACGTTTCTGTCCTATGAAGATGTTCGCCAG GACATTCTTGTTGGTTTGCTTCGGTTGAGAAGATGTGGTCGTAACACCACTTGTCCCGAACTCCTAGGGAAGTGTTCCATTGTTCGTGAACTCCATGTGTATGGAACTGCTGTTCCAGTTCATGGACGTGATACAGAGAAGCTACAACACCAG GGTTATGGTACGCTTTTGATGGAGGAAGCAGAGCGGATAGCTCGTCATGAGCATCGATCAAAGAAGATTGCTGTTATATCAGGCGTTGGGACCCGCCATTACTATAGAAAATTAGGCTATGAACTTGAAGGGCCTTACATGGTGAAAAACCTTGAGTGA